The Rhododendron vialii isolate Sample 1 chromosome 5a, ASM3025357v1 genome contains a region encoding:
- the LOC131327893 gene encoding uncharacterized protein LOC131327893, translated as MTSGFPFPGIPIGFGVIFGVVLILGCIVSCVKGSGDHGGGGDIGGDGHGHHHHHHHHGGGHGHHNHGGSGCGGGGHGHGHGHGHHGGGGCGGSGGGIGGSSGTGGGGGCGGGAGGGGGGGV; from the coding sequence ATGACCAGTGGATTCCCATTCCCGGGTATCCCGATTGGTTTTGGGGTAATTTTCGGCGTCGTCTTAATTCTTGGTTGCATCGTGAGTTGCGTCAAGGGTTCTGGAGACCACGGTGGCGGGGGAGACATAGGAGGCGATGGTCAtggtcatcatcatcatcatcaccaccacggTGGAGGCCATGGTCATCATAATCACGGTGGCAGCGGATGTGGTGGTGGAGGCCATGGTCATGGCCATGGCCATGGTCATCACGGTGGCGGCGGATGTGGTGGTAGCGGAGGAGGCATAGGAGGAAGTAGTGGCACCGGTGGGGGAGGTGGATGTGGTGGTGGCGCCGGtgggggaggaggaggcggtGTCTAG